One genomic window of Homalodisca vitripennis isolate AUS2020 unplaced genomic scaffold, UT_GWSS_2.1 ScUCBcl_6195;HRSCAF=13289, whole genome shotgun sequence includes the following:
- the LOC124373707 gene encoding uncharacterized protein LOC124373707 has translation MQKEPFKPVIQNIINELLHGLEKRMENVEHSKTIALATLLDPRFKLAVFKDETAKQLIKKTCTELLAAIWTETHGKPCTADDEEIGNTQNKDGNVDSAKFSVWEDVDNIIAKEKPTGTKTSAAIVELNRYLDDSYLGRKKDSYGLVERESTCGQLAQDGGDVLHSDDDVFDINSELDDTLFSGVTSTKYRLNEC, from the exons atgcaaaaggagccattcaaaccagttattcaaaatattattaatgaactgCTGCATGGTCTCGAGAAACGCATGGAAAATGTTGAACACAGCAAAACAATAGCACTTGCTACTCTTTTAGATCCCAGATTCAAACTTGCTGTCTTCAAAGACGAAACTGCAAAGCAATTGATCAAAAAAACATGTACAGAACTTTTAGCTGCAATCTGGACAGAGACACATGGCAAACCTTGCACAGCAGATGATGAAGAAATTGGTAACACTCAAAACAAAGATGGCAACGTAGATTCCGCAAAATTTTCCGTCTGGGAGGACGTTGACAACATAATTGCCAAGGAGAAACCTACAG GTACGAAGACCTCCGCTGCAATTGTCGAGTTGAACCGGTACTTAGATGACAGCTATCTAGGACGGAAAAAAGATTCCTATGGGCTGGTGGAAAGAGAATCAACAT GTGGCCAGCTCGCTCAAGATGGAGGTGATGTTTTGCACTCTGATGACGATGTGTTCGATATCAACAGTGAGCTGGACGACACATTATTTAGTGGCGTTACAAGTACAAAATACAGACTCAACGAGTGTTAG